The Synchiropus splendidus isolate RoL2022-P1 chromosome 5, RoL_Sspl_1.0, whole genome shotgun sequence DNA window AAATGAAACTTTGCTTTAAACAAGAGCAACTTAAATGAGTGCTACTCAGGCCCCTCTTCCTTCTCCCAAATAAACTCCAAACTGCAGCCTTCCATCTTGCTCTTCATGACAGAGTCAAAGTGTTGAGTCTGATCTTCTGAGAAGTGGTTTTTCCAGTCGCCCACTTCACCTACAACAGCAGAGAAAATGAAGAGGGTTGTCTCAAATGTTATTATTGAATATTGGGTTTTGACATTGAAATCCCATTTTTTTGCATGCTCAACACCTATGAAAAtagcaatattattattattagagaaAATAATATTactgaaaatgtcattgtttGTCCATTTAAACTCCATCTTCTTCTAATAGTTAAAACACAGAATTATGTTCTTTGAAAACTGTCAACTAAATTCTCTTTTTTGCACAGATAAACTTGCCTTTCCTCATGAAGCAGCCTTTCTTGTGGTCCATTATTTGCCCATCAATGAGTGTGTAGTTGGTCATCTTGTTGTCTTTCATGCTGGAGAAGCGGCTGTGCCTCACGCAGTTGCGCACCTCTTCGTCCAGCAGGTGTCGCTGGAGGAACGAGCTGACCTTTTTGATGGAGCCGTGAAGGTCCTGGCAGGAAGATTCATATGAGAATGAAGGGTCAgaataataaagctttattcTACAGCGATATTTAACATTTAATATTGAATTTTGAGCCTAGTTGTTTTGGTTTCCATCCCAGATCCTTACTCTGGACATGTCCTCATAGGTGATGTGAAGCAGGTTGCTCATTGTTGCCACTTGGCTTGTCCACCCTTTGACATGGTCAAACCACGACCCAAAATGCACTGTAAAAAAATGATATCAGTGAAACATAATGCAGCTCTTCTTAAATAAGCCTATTTTTTTCTGACTCACAGGTGCCGTCCAGGAACCGAATCAAGAAGTCTTGAAATGATCCCACCTCAGGCAGGAACCTGGCAACCTTGTGGAAGTGGTAAAAAGAAGCTGCCACATCTTTGGGGTTTCTGCTCACGTAAATGACCTAAGAGGCGACAGGTCAAGGTGACACACAGCTGCATTATGGTCCAACTGGACACAGTAAATACTGACTCTTGCGTTGGAGCCCTGGAGGACGGGGCCCAGGAGGTGATGTGGTAAGTGAGAGGTAATAACTCGAGGTTCCGCAGGTGAAGATTCcaaaacagcagcacagtaaTGTTGCTCCAACCACGGCGCCCGGGCCCAGTTCGGGACCGTCTGTGACACTTGTGGGTCTCCTCTGTTTAGAATGAGAGTCACAATCTGCTGCATCCAGGTGGTGCCTGTGTGAGGGGAGAGGACAAACTGGACATGACAACAGTGCTCATTCACTCCCCTGCAATAGTATAGTactgcacacatacacacgttaGTCTCACCTGACTTGGGGTAGGTGACTATTACAATGTCTGAGTCCTGAAAGGGGAACTTGAGGGCGAGCTGCAGAGAGGTTTGGGTGTGCAGGTGTCCAGGGAATGAAATCCCACGAAAGGTCTCAGTGACATCCAATCTGGCCATATCTGACTCACTCAAGTGTGTTTGCAGCGACGGCGTCGACAGTCTGAAACCGCATCTGCACGGCAAGAGCAGTAACCGTGATAAAGAGGAAATGCAGCTGAATATGTCAGCACGCCTCTATTGCGGTACCTATTGAGAAAACTCTCCGTTGACTTGTGTTGTTTGCCCATAGTGAGAAGAACGGTATTTCAGAAAATGttgaggtgaaggtgaaagaaaTTGGACAAACATTGCACACAGCATGAAATCACAAACAGTCAAATACAATTATGTGAATGGACTAGATAAAATTCAGTTATAGACGTGTGGTTGGAAATATGTAGGCCATGTGTTGTGG harbors:
- the sult5a1 gene encoding sulfotransferase family 5A, member 1; this translates as MARLDVTETFRGISFPGHLHTQTSLQLALKFPFQDSDIVIVTYPKSGTTWMQQIVTLILNRGDPQVSQTVPNWARAPWLEQHYCAAVLESSPAEPRVITSHLPHHLLGPVLQGSNARVIYVSRNPKDVAASFYHFHKVARFLPEVGSFQDFLIRFLDGTLHFGSWFDHVKGWTSQVATMSNLLHITYEDMSRDLHGSIKKVSSFLQRHLLDEEVRNCVRHSRFSSMKDNKMTNYTLIDGQIMDHKKGCFMRKGEVGDWKNHFSEDQTQHFDSVMKSKMEGCSLEFIWEKEEGPE